Proteins from a genomic interval of Brucella intermedia LMG 3301:
- a CDS encoding ABC transporter ATP-binding protein: MNTTDTGPGRKVSNGPAAVSVNNVSMIYNGFHAVRAASFDLAKGRFLTILGPSGSGKTTLLRLIAGFQKPSIGEIFINGEAVSAVPPHKRSIGMVFQKLALFPHMTAAENVAFPLKMRRFDARSIPERVERYLDLVRLNGLGGRRVHELSGGQQQRVAIARALVFEPDLLLLDEPLAALDRKLREEMQLEFRRIQRELGVTTINVTHDQREALVVSDEIIVMDGGEIQQMAEPSETYRNPSNAFVANFIGVTNFISGKASSIDGNLVRVDAGTALAGTAGEGRGGVAHGANVSCAIRAEQIRIGGSATAHGALDTVLEGIVTDAIFEGERIVYELRVPALGNVLMRVFDHDPIGHSQFAEGETVHLGWNARDLIVFAA; this comes from the coding sequence ATGAATACAACCGACACCGGACCTGGCCGTAAAGTTTCAAACGGACCGGCTGCCGTATCGGTCAACAATGTCAGCATGATCTATAACGGCTTCCACGCCGTGCGTGCGGCATCTTTCGATCTCGCCAAGGGCCGCTTTCTGACCATTCTGGGGCCGTCCGGTTCCGGCAAGACCACGCTCCTGCGGCTCATTGCCGGTTTCCAGAAACCGAGCATCGGCGAAATCTTCATCAATGGTGAAGCCGTCAGCGCCGTGCCGCCGCACAAGCGCTCCATCGGCATGGTTTTCCAGAAGCTCGCGCTTTTTCCGCATATGACGGCGGCTGAAAACGTCGCCTTTCCGCTGAAAATGCGCCGTTTCGATGCGCGCTCCATCCCCGAGCGGGTGGAACGCTATCTCGACCTCGTTCGCCTCAACGGCCTCGGCGGGCGGCGTGTGCATGAACTTTCCGGCGGCCAGCAGCAGCGCGTTGCCATCGCACGCGCCCTCGTTTTCGAGCCGGACCTGCTTCTGCTCGACGAACCTCTGGCGGCTCTCGACCGCAAGCTGCGCGAGGAAATGCAGCTTGAATTCCGCCGTATCCAGCGGGAACTCGGCGTCACGACGATCAACGTCACCCACGACCAGCGCGAGGCGCTCGTCGTATCCGACGAGATTATCGTCATGGATGGCGGCGAAATCCAGCAGATGGCTGAGCCGTCCGAAACCTATCGCAACCCATCCAATGCCTTTGTGGCGAACTTCATCGGCGTCACCAATTTCATTTCCGGCAAGGCATCTTCAATCGACGGCAATCTGGTGCGGGTCGATGCGGGAACGGCTCTGGCAGGCACGGCAGGCGAGGGGCGTGGAGGTGTTGCCCACGGCGCGAATGTCTCCTGCGCAATCCGCGCCGAACAAATCCGCATTGGCGGCAGCGCCACAGCGCATGGAGCACTCGATACCGTGCTCGAAGGCATCGTAACCGATGCGATCTTTGAAGGCGAACGCATCGTCTATGAATTGCGAGTTCCTGCCCTGGGAAACGTGTTGATGCGCGTCTTCGACCACGATCCCATCGGCCACAGCCAGTTTGCAGAAGGTGAAACCGTGCATCTTGGCTGGAACGCCCGCGATCTCATCGTCTTTGCCGCATGA
- a CDS encoding SDR family NAD(P)-dependent oxidoreductase: protein MQVLSLFDLSGRKALVTGASRGLGQAIAEALASAGADVAITARKSGDLSETASRIAAHGRASASLSLDVRDVAGCASAVAQAAETLGGLDILVNNAGYEEIRPSLDVDEALWERIVSTNLKGAFFCAQAAARQMTENGKGGSIINLCSLTSYVGVPTAVPYGASKSGLMGMTHALAAEWAPSGIRVNGIAPGYFRTAMTDVFYENDDWQKAMLAKIPQGRFGAMEDVAGAVVFLASAASSYVTGQVIPIDGGYLASI, encoded by the coding sequence ATGCAGGTTTTATCGCTTTTCGACCTCAGCGGGCGTAAAGCGCTGGTTACCGGTGCGAGCCGGGGACTGGGACAGGCCATTGCCGAAGCGCTTGCCTCGGCTGGTGCCGATGTCGCTATTACAGCGCGCAAGTCCGGCGATCTTTCCGAAACGGCATCCCGTATCGCCGCTCATGGGCGCGCCTCGGCAAGTCTTTCGCTCGATGTGCGTGATGTCGCCGGCTGCGCCTCCGCCGTCGCACAGGCAGCGGAAACGCTCGGCGGCCTCGATATCCTCGTCAACAATGCAGGTTATGAAGAAATCCGCCCTTCGCTCGATGTGGATGAGGCGCTCTGGGAGCGTATCGTTTCGACCAATCTCAAGGGCGCGTTCTTCTGCGCGCAGGCCGCTGCCCGCCAGATGACGGAGAACGGCAAGGGCGGTTCGATCATCAATCTCTGCTCGCTGACCTCCTATGTCGGCGTGCCAACCGCCGTGCCTTACGGCGCCTCCAAATCGGGCCTTATGGGCATGACCCACGCGCTTGCGGCTGAATGGGCGCCTTCCGGCATTCGCGTCAACGGGATTGCGCCGGGTTATTTCCGTACCGCCATGACCGATGTGTTTTACGAGAATGACGACTGGCAGAAGGCGATGCTGGCCAAAATTCCGCAGGGGCGTTTCGGCGCGATGGAAGATGTCGCGGGCGCAGTGGTGTTTCTGGCAAGCGCCGCATCGTCCTATGTCACGGGGCAGGTGATACCGATTGACGGAGGCTACCTCGCTTCGATCTGA